In Polaribacter sp. L3A8, a genomic segment contains:
- a CDS encoding YceI family protein, with product MKKIILSLVVVASVLTACKGEKKEKVEVKEAVKVAVNVAELNNVDTAVSVLNWEGTKPGGAHNGTVALKSGGLLIENGKLTNGEFVIDMATIKNVDMAGSEGAGKIEGHLKNEDFFDVAVYPTAKFVITKVEEEAGKLAVTGNLQIKDVTKSITIPATIATENGVTVFKSEAFNVDRADFNVKYGSKKFFEGLKDKFINDIMTFSFVVKTKA from the coding sequence ATGAAAAAAATAATTTTATCATTAGTAGTAGTAGCATCAGTTTTAACTGCATGTAAAGGAGAAAAGAAAGAAAAAGTAGAAGTAAAGGAAGCTGTTAAAGTTGCCGTTAACGTAGCTGAATTAAATAATGTAGATACTGCAGTTTCTGTATTAAATTGGGAAGGAACAAAACCAGGAGGAGCACATAATGGAACAGTTGCTTTAAAAAGCGGTGGTTTATTAATAGAAAATGGTAAGTTAACTAATGGTGAGTTTGTAATTGATATGGCTACGATTAAAAATGTAGACATGGCAGGTAGCGAAGGAGCTGGAAAAATTGAAGGACATTTAAAAAATGAAGACTTTTTTGATGTTGCAGTATACCCAACAGCTAAATTTGTAATTACAAAAGTAGAAGAAGAAGCGGGTAAATTAGCGGTAACAGGTAACTTACAAATTAAAGATGTAACAAAAAGTATTACAATACCTGCAACAATTGCTACAGAAAACGGAGTTACCGTTTTTAAAAGTGAAGCATTTAATGTAGATAGAGCAGACTTTAATGTAAAATATGGATCTAAAAAATTCTTTGAAGGATTAAAAGATAAATTTATAAACGATATAATGACATTCTCTTTTGTTGTTAAGACGAAAGCGTAA
- the dtd gene encoding D-aminoacyl-tRNA deacylase has protein sequence MKIVIQRVSEASVTIENHKVAEIKNGLLVLLGIVEDDNQEDVNYLVRKTANLRVFNDENEVMNKSLIDIAGEAIVVSQFTLQAATKKGNRPSYIKAAKPDIAIPLYTNFVQRLEKEIGKKVQTGQFGADMQVALVNDGPVTIIIDSKVKE, from the coding sequence ATGAAAATTGTAATTCAACGTGTATCTGAGGCAAGTGTAACCATAGAGAACCATAAGGTTGCAGAAATAAAAAACGGACTTTTAGTTTTATTGGGTATTGTAGAAGATGATAATCAGGAAGACGTTAATTACTTGGTTAGAAAAACTGCCAACCTTCGTGTTTTTAATGATGAGAATGAAGTAATGAATAAATCGCTTATAGACATTGCAGGAGAAGCAATTGTAGTAAGCCAGTTTACGTTGCAAGCAGCTACCAAAAAAGGAAACAGACCCAGTTATATTAAAGCAGCCAAACCAGATATTGCTATTCCTTTGTACACAAATTTTGTACAAAGGTTAGAAAAAGAAATTGGTAAAAAAGTACAAACGGGTCAGTTTGGTGCAGATATGCAAGTAGCCTTGGTAAATGATGGTCCGGTTACAATTATCATCGATTCTAAAGTAAAAGAGTAA
- the rsgA gene encoding ribosome small subunit-dependent GTPase A: MTGIVYKSTGSWYQVKADNGEFYKCRIKGKFRIKDIKSTNPIAVGDKVVFDLEKKNDEETGVIKKILDRDNFIVRKSVNLSKQTHIIAANIDQVFLLITINNPPTFATFIDRFLVSARAYRIDTILVFNKIDSYQLEERAEILYLKDIYEAIGYRCVEVSATENTNIDTIKELMTGKTSMFVGHSGVGKSTLVNAIEPTLNLKTKEISDQHSQGKHTTTFAEMFDLGFDARIIDTPGIKGFGVVDIDKYELGDYFPEFFALKQDCKFNNCIHTKEPQCAVKEALEEERVSWSRYKSYLQILSGDEDKEHFRTDVWNEEDNE; this comes from the coding sequence ATGACAGGAATCGTATACAAATCTACAGGAAGCTGGTATCAAGTAAAAGCAGATAACGGCGAATTTTACAAATGTAGAATCAAAGGGAAATTCAGAATTAAAGACATCAAAAGTACCAACCCAATTGCGGTAGGTGATAAAGTGGTGTTCGATTTAGAGAAAAAGAACGATGAAGAAACTGGGGTTATTAAAAAGATTTTAGATAGAGATAACTTTATTGTTAGAAAATCTGTAAACCTTTCTAAGCAAACACATATTATTGCTGCCAATATAGATCAAGTTTTTTTACTGATTACCATTAATAATCCACCAACATTTGCCACTTTTATAGATCGTTTTTTAGTATCAGCAAGAGCTTATAGAATAGACACTATTTTAGTTTTTAATAAAATAGATTCTTATCAATTAGAAGAAAGAGCAGAGATTCTGTATTTAAAAGATATTTACGAAGCAATTGGTTATCGTTGTGTAGAGGTTTCTGCAACAGAAAACACAAACATAGATACCATTAAAGAGTTAATGACAGGCAAGACATCTATGTTTGTTGGGCATTCTGGTGTTGGTAAATCTACTTTAGTAAACGCTATAGAACCTACTTTAAATTTAAAAACGAAAGAAATTTCTGATCAACATAGCCAAGGGAAACATACTACTACCTTTGCAGAAATGTTTGATCTAGGTTTCGATGCTAGAATTATAGACACTCCAGGTATTAAAGGTTTTGGAGTTGTAGATATTGATAAATACGAGTTAGGAGATTATTTTCCTGAATTTTTTGCCTTAAAACAAGATTGTAAATTCAATAATTGCATTCATACCAAAGAACCACAATGTGCTGTAAAAGAAGCTTTAGAAGAAGAGCGTGTTTCTTGGTCTCGTTATAAAAGTTATCTTCAAATTTTAAGTGGAGATGAAGATAAAGAGCATTTTAGAACCGATGTTTGGAACGAAGAAGATAATGAATAA
- a CDS encoding bifunctional 3-deoxy-7-phosphoheptulonate synthase/chorismate mutase type II translates to MENTKELRTWLDDMKLNHPLVIAGPCSAETEEQVLKIAHELKDSDVSYFRAGIWKPRTRPGMFEGVGEIGLHWLKKVKEETGMKTCTEVANAAHVKLALEHDVDLLWIGARSTVSPFIMQEIADALAGTDKIVLVKNPVNPDLALWLGGIERLYTAGIKNLGAIHRGFSTYEKSKYRNTPEWQLAIEFQNKFPDLPLINDPSHITGKRDMIFDVCQTALDLNFDGLMIETHFDPENAWSDAAQQVTPDALKQIMQDLKVKKETETAVSYREPLENLRAQINVVDDQLIDLLGKRMQVADKIGQLKKDQNVAVLQSRRWNEILGNMVMEGSSKGLSEEFVLKMFKAIHQESIVHQEKIING, encoded by the coding sequence ATGGAGAATACAAAAGAATTAAGAACATGGTTGGACGATATGAAATTAAATCATCCACTAGTAATAGCAGGGCCTTGTAGTGCAGAAACCGAAGAACAGGTTTTAAAAATTGCACACGAACTAAAAGATTCTGATGTAAGCTATTTTAGAGCAGGAATATGGAAACCAAGAACAAGACCAGGAATGTTTGAAGGTGTTGGTGAGATTGGTTTACACTGGTTAAAGAAAGTAAAAGAAGAAACAGGTATGAAAACCTGTACAGAAGTTGCAAATGCAGCACATGTAAAGTTAGCTTTAGAGCACGATGTAGATTTATTATGGATTGGTGCACGTTCTACAGTATCACCTTTTATTATGCAAGAAATTGCAGACGCTTTAGCAGGTACAGATAAAATTGTATTAGTAAAAAATCCAGTAAATCCAGATTTAGCTTTATGGTTAGGTGGTATCGAAAGATTATATACTGCAGGTATTAAAAATCTTGGAGCAATTCACAGAGGATTTTCAACATACGAAAAATCAAAATATAGAAACACACCAGAATGGCAATTAGCTATTGAGTTTCAAAATAAATTTCCAGACTTACCATTAATCAACGATCCTTCTCATATTACAGGAAAGAGAGATATGATTTTTGATGTTTGTCAAACAGCTTTAGATTTAAACTTCGACGGTTTAATGATAGAAACTCACTTTGATCCAGAAAATGCTTGGTCTGATGCAGCACAACAAGTAACGCCAGATGCTCTAAAGCAAATAATGCAAGACTTAAAAGTTAAAAAGGAAACTGAAACTGCAGTTAGTTACAGAGAGCCTTTAGAAAACTTAAGAGCTCAAATTAATGTAGTAGACGATCAGTTAATCGATTTATTAGGTAAAAGAATGCAAGTTGCAGACAAAATAGGTCAATTAAAGAAAGATCAAAACGTAGCTGTTTTACAATCACGTCGTTGGAACGAGATTTTAGGAAACATGGTTATGGAAGGTAGTAGCAAAGGTTTAAGTGAAGAATTTGTTTTAAAAATGTTTAAAGCAATTCACCAAGAATCTATCGTTCACCAAGAAAAAATTATCAACGGATAG
- a CDS encoding prephenate dehydrogenase — MKNIYMIGIGLIGGSFAIDIKKNNPDVVIHGISRKDETLNKALELNLIDKKATLDDIENADLVIVSIPVDATVKLLPTILDKISDNGLVVDAGSTKEAICKAVEHHPKRRNFLACHPIAGTENSGPTAAISGLYVGKTNIICEVEKTTFKLQEKALKLFMDIGMRIRYMDPVSHDKHIAYVSHLSHISAFMLGKTVIDKERNERDIFDMAGSGFASTVRLAKSSPAMWTPIFEQNKTNVIETLEEYINNLQHFKELMQQDNFSEIFNEMENTNYIKQILNGIK; from the coding sequence ATGAAAAATATATACATGATTGGTATTGGTTTAATAGGCGGTAGTTTTGCTATCGATATTAAAAAAAACAATCCAGATGTTGTAATTCACGGAATTAGTAGAAAAGACGAAACCTTAAACAAGGCATTAGAATTAAACCTAATTGATAAGAAGGCAACTTTAGACGATATCGAAAATGCAGACTTGGTAATTGTATCAATTCCGGTAGATGCTACCGTAAAATTATTACCAACAATTTTAGATAAAATTTCTGATAATGGTTTGGTTGTTGATGCTGGGTCAACAAAAGAAGCAATTTGTAAAGCAGTTGAACATCATCCAAAAAGAAGAAATTTTTTAGCATGTCACCCAATTGCAGGGACAGAAAATTCTGGACCAACAGCGGCTATTTCTGGCTTATACGTTGGAAAAACGAACATTATCTGCGAAGTAGAAAAGACAACTTTTAAACTTCAAGAAAAAGCATTAAAGCTTTTTATGGACATTGGGATGCGTATTCGTTACATGGATCCGGTTTCTCATGACAAGCATATTGCGTATGTTTCGCACTTATCTCACATAAGCGCATTTATGTTAGGTAAAACGGTCATTGATAAAGAAAGAAACGAGCGCGATATTTTTGATATGGCAGGTTCTGGTTTTGCATCTACAGTGCGTCTGGCAAAAAGTTCGCCAGCAATGTGGACACCAATTTTTGAACAAAACAAAACAAACGTAATAGAAACGTTAGAAGAGTACATCAATAATTTACAACATTTTAAAGAGTTGATGCAACAAGATAATTTCTCTGAAATTTTTAACGAAATGGAGAACACAAATTATATAAAGCAAATTTTAAACGGCATAAAATAA
- a CDS encoding pyridoxal phosphate-dependent aminotransferase yields MIKPAKRLDTVQEYYFSKKLREVRGLVAAGKPIINMGIGSPDLQPPTTVLEAIQGSLGDASAHKYQSYQGLPELRNAIATFYKNKFSVDSNPENEVLPLMGSKEGIMHISMAFLNEGDKVLIPNPGYPTYTSVTKLVGAEPLFYNLSDANNWQPNFEELEAQDLSDVKIMWVNYPHMPTGTNATLETFKKLIAFGKKHHILIINDNPYSFILNDNPISILQVEGAKDIALELNSLSKTFNMAGWRVGMVIGKESYINEILKVKSNMDSGMFYGIQKGAIEALQLSDDWFLAQNKIYEERRNLIWQLADKLDAVYNKNSTGLFVWAKIPAGKKSEEVTDAVLYDHDIFITPGTIFGSQGEGYIRFSLCVTTDIIKEAISRL; encoded by the coding sequence ATGATTAAACCAGCCAAAAGATTAGATACAGTTCAAGAATACTATTTCTCTAAAAAATTAAGAGAAGTTAGAGGATTAGTAGCAGCAGGTAAACCAATTATTAATATGGGAATTGGGTCTCCAGATTTGCAACCACCAACTACGGTTTTAGAAGCAATTCAAGGTAGTTTAGGAGATGCAAGTGCGCATAAATATCAATCTTATCAAGGATTGCCAGAATTAAGAAATGCGATTGCTACTTTTTACAAAAACAAGTTCTCTGTAGATTCAAACCCAGAAAATGAAGTATTGCCTTTAATGGGAAGTAAAGAAGGGATTATGCATATATCTATGGCTTTTTTAAACGAAGGCGATAAAGTATTAATTCCCAATCCTGGATATCCAACCTATACTTCTGTAACCAAGTTGGTAGGCGCAGAACCTCTTTTTTATAATTTAAGTGATGCTAACAATTGGCAACCAAATTTTGAAGAATTAGAAGCACAAGATTTATCAGATGTAAAAATTATGTGGGTAAATTATCCGCACATGCCAACAGGTACAAACGCAACTTTAGAAACATTTAAAAAGTTGATTGCTTTTGGTAAAAAACATCATATTTTAATTATTAATGACAATCCGTATAGTTTTATTTTAAATGATAATCCTATTAGTATTTTACAAGTAGAAGGCGCAAAAGACATTGCTTTAGAATTAAATTCTTTAAGCAAGACCTTTAATATGGCAGGTTGGAGAGTTGGAATGGTAATCGGAAAAGAATCTTACATCAACGAGATTTTAAAGGTAAAATCTAATATGGATTCTGGTATGTTTTACGGAATTCAAAAAGGAGCCATAGAAGCATTACAATTATCAGACGATTGGTTTTTAGCACAAAATAAAATATACGAAGAACGTAGAAACTTAATTTGGCAATTGGCAGACAAATTGGATGCTGTTTATAATAAAAATTCAACAGGATTATTTGTTTGGGCAAAAATACCAGCAGGTAAAAAATCTGAAGAAGTAACAGATGCTGTTTTATACGATCATGATATTTTTATTACACCAGGAACCATTTTTGGTTCTCAAGGAGAAGGTTATATCCGTTTTTCATTGTGTGTAACAACCGATATCATTAAAGAAGCAATTTCAAGGCTATAA
- a CDS encoding prephenate dehydratase: protein MNKIIAIQGAEGSNHHKVARDFYGTSIDLKECMSFDVLVDSLLDNSADLGIMALENTIAGSIIPNYALIDQNNLHIIGEEYLNIHHHLMALKGQGIEDIKEVWSHPMALLQCKEFFKKYPHIKLVEDVDTAEVAKRISKENLIGIAAIAPQIAAEIFDLEVIEDELQTIKDNSTRFVIVQTEKPAVDEEVNKASLKFQLNHKRGSLAAILNVMSDCKMNLTKIQSLPVIETPWKYSFFVDVTFEAYKDYEKAQAIIEIMAEEFKILGTYKNGRK, encoded by the coding sequence ATGAATAAAATTATAGCCATACAGGGAGCGGAAGGCTCAAACCACCATAAAGTTGCACGCGATTTTTATGGAACATCAATAGACTTAAAAGAATGCATGTCTTTTGATGTCTTGGTAGATAGTTTGTTAGACAACTCTGCAGATTTGGGTATTATGGCTTTAGAGAACACTATTGCAGGTTCTATTATACCTAATTATGCTTTAATAGATCAAAATAATCTTCATATTATAGGAGAAGAATACTTAAATATTCATCATCATTTAATGGCTTTAAAAGGTCAGGGGATTGAAGATATAAAAGAAGTTTGGTCGCACCCAATGGCATTGCTACAGTGTAAAGAGTTCTTTAAAAAGTATCCTCATATTAAATTAGTAGAAGATGTAGATACGGCAGAGGTTGCTAAAAGAATATCTAAAGAAAATTTAATAGGTATTGCAGCAATTGCACCACAAATAGCAGCAGAAATTTTTGATTTGGAAGTGATAGAAGATGAACTTCAAACCATAAAAGACAACTCTACACGTTTTGTAATTGTACAAACAGAAAAGCCCGCTGTTGATGAAGAAGTAAATAAAGCATCCTTAAAGTTTCAATTGAATCATAAAAGAGGAAGTTTAGCAGCCATCTTAAATGTAATGAGCGATTGCAAAATGAACTTAACAAAAATTCAATCTTTACCAGTTATAGAAACTCCTTGGAAATATTCTTTTTTTGTGGATGTAACTTTTGAGGCATATAAAGATTACGAAAAAGCACAAGCTATTATAGAAATAATGGCAGAAGAATTCAAGATTTTAGGAACTTATAAAAACGGGAGAAAATAG
- a CDS encoding aminotransferase class V-fold PLP-dependent enzyme, whose protein sequence is MSSKENIGKLDLEQYFNQFRENIVGINQTFQSPYGEQKLIYTDWTASGRLYAPIEDKMLHQFGPFVANTHTETSTSGAAMTLAYHEARNIIKQHVNATKNDVLITAGTGMTGAVNKFQRILGLKVSEKLKNYTEIPEDLKPIVFVSHMEHHSNQTSWLETIADVEVVPCNNEGLLCLKEFEKCFQKHQARKIKIVSITSCSNVTGIETPYHEVAKLIHSYNGLCFVDFACCAPYVDINMHPEEEEEYLDAIFFSPHKFLGGPGSSGVLIFNKKLYKNTIPDNPGGGTVSYTNPWGQHDYFDDVETREDGGTPGFLQTIRIALSIQLKEKMGVANIKKREEEINEVVFDTLESLPGVKILAPNHKERLSIFSFYFEKYHFNIVVKLLNDRFGIQTRGGCSCAGTYGHFLLNVDHATSNRIKDEILHGCNTQKPGWVRLSVHPTITTEELNFICASLKDLTENIEEWSKDYQYEAIKNDYSHKTVAPIEKELVKEWFKI, encoded by the coding sequence ATGTCATCAAAAGAAAATATAGGGAAGTTAGATTTAGAGCAGTATTTTAATCAATTTAGAGAAAATATTGTGGGCATAAATCAAACGTTTCAATCTCCTTATGGAGAACAAAAATTGATTTATACAGACTGGACTGCAAGTGGCAGACTCTATGCGCCAATTGAAGATAAAATGCTGCATCAATTTGGTCCTTTTGTAGCAAATACCCATACAGAAACATCTACCTCAGGAGCAGCCATGACCTTGGCGTATCATGAAGCTAGAAACATTATTAAGCAACATGTAAATGCAACAAAAAATGATGTTTTAATTACGGCAGGTACGGGAATGACAGGTGCTGTCAATAAATTTCAACGTATTTTAGGATTAAAGGTTTCAGAAAAATTAAAGAATTATACAGAGATTCCAGAAGATTTAAAACCTATTGTTTTTGTTTCTCACATGGAGCATCATTCTAACCAGACTTCTTGGTTAGAAACTATTGCCGATGTTGAGGTTGTGCCTTGTAATAATGAAGGATTGTTGTGTTTAAAAGAGTTTGAAAAATGTTTTCAAAAACATCAAGCTAGAAAAATAAAAATAGTTTCCATAACCTCTTGTTCTAATGTAACAGGTATAGAAACTCCTTATCACGAAGTTGCAAAACTGATACATAGTTATAACGGATTGTGTTTTGTAGATTTTGCATGTTGTGCGCCTTATGTTGATATTAATATGCATCCAGAAGAAGAAGAAGAATATTTAGATGCCATATTTTTTTCTCCTCATAAATTTTTAGGAGGACCAGGGAGTTCTGGTGTGTTAATTTTTAATAAGAAATTGTATAAAAATACAATTCCGGATAACCCAGGTGGCGGAACCGTAAGTTATACAAACCCTTGGGGGCAACATGATTATTTTGATGACGTAGAAACAAGAGAAGATGGAGGAACACCTGGTTTTTTACAAACCATTAGAATTGCACTTTCTATTCAGTTAAAAGAAAAGATGGGCGTTGCAAACATCAAAAAAAGAGAAGAAGAAATTAACGAAGTTGTTTTTGATACTTTAGAAAGTCTACCTGGAGTTAAAATTCTAGCACCAAATCATAAAGAACGCTTGAGTATCTTTTCTTTCTATTTTGAAAAATATCATTTTAATATTGTTGTAAAGCTTTTAAATGACAGATTCGGAATTCAAACAAGAGGAGGTTGTTCTTGCGCAGGAACCTATGGACATTTTTTATTAAATGTAGATCATGCAACTTCTAATAGAATTAAAGATGAAATTTTACACGGCTGCAATACTCAAAAACCAGGTTGGGTCCGTTTGTCTGTGCATCCAACAATTACTACAGAAGAATTAAATTTTATCTGTGCATCTTTAAAAGATTTGACTGAAAATATTGAGGAATGGTCTAAAGACTATCAATATGAAGCAATTAAAAACGATTATAGCCATAAAACAGTTGCTCCAATAGAAAAAGAATTGGTAAAAGAGTGGTTTAAAATTTAG